The genomic segment CTCAGTAAATACATCTATCGCAGAAGAAGGTTCATCCAAAATAATAATTTTAGGGTTTCTTAAAAAAACCCTGGCAAGTCCGATTCGCTGTCTTTGACCGCCTGATAAACGTATACCGCGTTCCCCTGTGTTAGTATTGAATTTGTCCGGTAAAGACACTATAAAGTCGTATATTTCAGCTCTCTTGCATGCTTCTTCAATATCTTTTTGCGACGCCGGAAAATTTGCAAATTTTATATTTTCATAAATAGAAGTATTGAAAAGAAACGTGTCCTGGCTCATCACGGCAATTTGAGACCGCAGAGTTCTAAGTTTTAAATCGGAAATATTATAATTCCCAAAATATATGTTACCTTTAGTTATGGGGTATAACCCGAGAATAACATTAACAAATGTACTTTTACCGGAACCGGATTCACCGACTATGGCAATTTTCTCACCGGCAGTAATTTCCATGTTTATATTACTTAGTTGTTTTTGCCCTATTCTTGTCTCGTAACCAAAGTCCACATTTTTTATTTTAATGCTGCCGTCTATTTCAAACTTTGTTATTTTAGGATTCTGATTTTCCACCTCATCATTTTCAAGAAGGTTATTGACAGCGTCAACTGATGGAGATGCTGCAACAATCTGGTCGAATGAAGAGAAAAATACATTAAATATTTGAAGAACTTTACCGACAATAGCTAAATATGCAATTACAGCCCCAAGGGTTAAGTTTGCATTTTTTATCATAATGATTCCGGCTGCTACCCACAGACAAACCGGAACAAATTCAGTAAAGAACTGTATAATCATCAGGAATACACGCATCTTCATTGAATAACGGATATCCGCTTCTTTTACATTATTGATTTCGTCTAAAATATTTTGGCTATGAACATCCTCATTGGCAAATATCCGTATATGCCTGATACCGGAGATATAGTCGATTATCTTTGCACTCAAGCCCTCTACATTAGACCTTAGAAGATATGAATTTTTCATTATCCCTTTACGGAAAATTCTCTGCAATAACGGGACAAAAGGTACATATAAAAAGGTTATAACGGTAAGGATTGGATTTAACAAAGATAAGAAAGAAAAAGAAATAATAAGTGCAATTATAGAGTAACCGAATGAACCGATTATCCAATCGTACAATTGCTGTACCCTGTCCATATCCATAAGAATCTTTGTTGATATGGTCCCGGTCCCCCTTAAATCAAAATATTTTATAGAAAGAATCTGGAGTTTTTTGACAATTTCTGAACGGAGATTTGCAATTAAATTTCTATTCAATAAAATACGATATTTTAAAGCGGTAAGCGTAAACACGCTGTGCATACAAAAAACTATTATCCAAGCTACGGCATATAAAATCATGTATCGTGCATTTTTGGAAGGTATAATATCATTTACCAGGTATTTTAAGGAAAAAGCAATAAATTGATGGCTTGCTATCTGAAAGGCAAGAAAGAAAAATACAATAAAATATTCTTTTTTAAACGCAGATGTGTATCTGAGAATTTTAAATATTCCTTTTATATTAAAATATTTTTTTGTATTGTCTTCTTTTTTTATCATTTGAGCAAATATGAGATTGTTGTCCGAAAGATACTTCAACAATCCCTGATTACACAGATTAAAATAAGATTACACGGATTTTATAGGGAAGAGAATTAAGAACGTGATAGAGTGAATGTAAATAGATTTCCTTTGTCTTTTACTTCAATAGTAGTTACAATGGGTTTACGACGCAATTTCATTATCTGGATGCGATATTTGCCTGTTTTTAGCTTGGTTTTTAACGGTGTTTCTCCTAAAAGTATATTACCTTCAACTAAAAATACTTTTGCCTGCGGCGGGGTGGTTTCAATTGTTACTATTACATCTTTCGCTACTGACTCTACTGCCGGTGCTGGTGCTGCCGCTGCTGCCACTTTAGTTAAATTGGTAGATAGTGTATATGCTTTTTCATTATCCTTTGATATATCAGTTAATTCCCATGTATTTTCATCATAATCTGCTGAATCATCTAAAAAGTCTATATTAAATTTCCCTTTAGTGTCCGTATCTTCAACTTTTGTACTTCCAACAGGCGTAAAACCTTCTTTTGACAATCTTATCGCATATGGTTTCTTCTCTAAAGAAATAACAGCCGGAGTTACATAACTTGTTTTCTCGCCATTAATATACACATCTGCCCCTTGGGGATTAGAATCAATATTTAGTTTAATTTTAACTTCGATTTGCTTCAAATTAAAAGTAAATTTTTTATCTTCCTTACTTCTTATTTCAATGTTTTTTTCAGCTGATTCATATCCGTCTTTTGTTACTTTTATATTATGTGTTCCTGTTTTGAGTGTTGTTTTTACAGGTGTTTCACCTATAAGTTGATTGTTATCCGCTAAAAACACTTTGGCCCCGGATGGGTTACTTTCAATGGTGACTTCTTTTCCCAAAGTTGCGGTAAGAGCGAATATTTTCTCATTATTTTGAACTGATTTTTCAAGATTCCACTGTGTTTCATCTAAATCCTGTGTACTCGCCAAAAAGTCCAAGTTGCATATTCCTTTACGTTCTGAATCACTAACATTCATATTACCGGCAGTCACAAAACCTTCTTTAACTAATCTTATTGCATACGGTTTCGTTTCTAATGAAATCGTTGCCGGAGTCACATATTCGGTTTTCTGGCCGTTGAGATATACAACTGCCCCTTTAGGAGTAGAATCTATTTTTAATTTAATCTCGACACGTTTCAAGTCAAGGGTAAATTGACTGTCATCTTTACCTTTTATTTCAATACTTCTTTCAACTGTTTTATATCCGTCTTTTGTTATTCTTAAACGATATGTTCCTGTTTTTAGTATTGTTTTTACCGGTGACTCGCCTATAAGTTTATTATTATCCGCAAAAAACACTTTAGCATTACCGGGGTTTGTTTTAATTGTTACTTCTTTTTCTAAAGTACTTGATAACGTATATAATTTTTCATTATTCTGAACTAAAACGTCGTATTTCCACATTGTTTTATCTAAATCCTGAGTACCTTCCAAAAAGTCCAAATTACATATCCC from the Elusimicrobiota bacterium genome contains:
- a CDS encoding ABC transporter ATP-binding protein — translated: MIKKEDNTKKYFNIKGIFKILRYTSAFKKEYFIVFFFLAFQIASHQFIAFSLKYLVNDIIPSKNARYMILYAVAWIIVFCMHSVFTLTALKYRILLNRNLIANLRSEIVKKLQILSIKYFDLRGTGTISTKILMDMDRVQQLYDWIIGSFGYSIIALIISFSFLSLLNPILTVITFLYVPFVPLLQRIFRKGIMKNSYLLRSNVEGLSAKIIDYISGIRHIRIFANEDVHSQNILDEINNVKEADIRYSMKMRVFLMIIQFFTEFVPVCLWVAAGIIMIKNANLTLGAVIAYLAIVGKVLQIFNVFFSSFDQIVAASPSVDAVNNLLENDEVENQNPKITKFEIDGSIKIKNVDFGYETRIGQKQLSNINMEITAGEKIAIVGESGSGKSTFVNVILGLYPITKGNIYFGNYNISDLKLRTLRSQIAVMSQDTFLFNTSIYENIKFANFPASQKDIEEACKRAEIYDFIVSLPDKFNTNTGERGIRLSGGQRQRIGLARVFLRNPKIIILDEPSSAIDVFTEQKLFETLYKNVDGITLIVIAHRISTIRNVDRIFVFENGSIIEEGKYEVLKQGEGIFANILKASIT